One Pararhizobium sp. IMCC3301 DNA segment encodes these proteins:
- a CDS encoding mannose-1-phosphate guanylyltransferase/mannose-6-phosphate isomerase: MTNTIHPVLLCGGSGTRLWPLSRKSYPKQFVKLIGEESLFQVSARRVAGDGFAAPTLVTTSDFRFVVIEQLAALEIAPADILIEPTAKNTAAAICAAALALETRAPGTLMLVAPSDHVIPDAVRFRAAVKASIPAAKAGQLVTFGIRPDRPETGYGWLELSQAPTTDFAPVLQPLRSFVEKPDLATAERLLAGNMHLWNAGIFLYSTTAILEAFATHAPETLEVTRAALTSVEQDLAFTRLGPEAWERLPNISIDYAVMERAENLAVMPYGGVWSDLGDWQAVWRENTPDATGVVREGQATAIGCIDTLLQATSEAQVLVGIGLKDIVVVAMPDAVLVAHKDRSQEVKQAVTELKARGAVQAETLPRDYRPWGWYESLVIGARFQVKRIVVHPGAALSLQSHHHRSEHWIVVEGTAKVTIDDTVTLVSENQSVYIPLGAVHRMENPGRVPLTLIEVQTGAYLGEDDIIRFEDVYARGQGAKG; this comes from the coding sequence ATGACAAATACGATCCACCCGGTTCTTCTTTGCGGCGGCTCGGGCACACGGCTTTGGCCGCTCTCGCGCAAATCCTACCCTAAGCAATTTGTCAAGCTTATCGGTGAGGAAAGCCTTTTCCAGGTCTCGGCGCGTCGCGTTGCAGGTGACGGTTTCGCAGCACCGACCTTGGTAACAACGTCTGATTTCCGCTTTGTCGTGATCGAGCAACTGGCTGCGTTGGAGATCGCCCCTGCCGACATCCTGATTGAGCCAACAGCGAAAAACACTGCTGCCGCGATCTGCGCCGCCGCTTTGGCGCTCGAGACCCGCGCGCCCGGTACCTTGATGCTCGTCGCGCCGTCCGACCATGTGATCCCCGACGCAGTCCGTTTTCGCGCCGCGGTGAAGGCGTCGATCCCCGCCGCTAAGGCTGGGCAGCTCGTGACCTTCGGCATCCGCCCCGACCGGCCTGAGACCGGCTATGGCTGGCTCGAACTCTCGCAGGCCCCGACCACCGACTTCGCGCCCGTCCTGCAGCCGCTGCGGAGCTTTGTTGAAAAACCGGACCTTGCCACCGCAGAACGCCTCTTGGCCGGCAATATGCACCTGTGGAACGCAGGCATCTTCCTCTATTCGACAACCGCGATTCTCGAGGCCTTCGCGACGCATGCGCCAGAGACGCTCGAGGTGACCCGCGCGGCCCTTACGTCGGTAGAGCAGGACCTCGCATTCACGCGCCTTGGGCCAGAGGCATGGGAGCGGCTGCCCAATATCTCTATCGACTATGCGGTAATGGAGCGGGCTGAGAATCTTGCGGTGATGCCATATGGCGGCGTCTGGTCGGATCTGGGCGACTGGCAGGCCGTCTGGCGCGAGAACACTCCTGATGCGACAGGTGTCGTAAGAGAGGGACAAGCCACCGCCATCGGCTGCATCGACACGTTGCTGCAGGCCACGAGTGAGGCACAGGTACTCGTGGGTATCGGCCTCAAAGACATCGTCGTCGTCGCCATGCCCGATGCTGTGCTTGTCGCGCACAAAGACCGCTCGCAAGAGGTCAAACAGGCAGTCACCGAACTCAAGGCACGCGGCGCAGTACAGGCAGAGACACTGCCTCGCGACTACCGCCCTTGGGGCTGGTACGAAAGCCTTGTGATCGGCGCCCGTTTTCAGGTGAAGCGTATAGTCGTGCATCCGGGCGCAGCACTCAGCCTGCAAAGCCACCACCACCGTTCCGAACACTGGATCGTCGTCGAAGGCACCGCCAAGGTAACGATCGACGATACCGTGACACTCGTGTCTGAGAACCAGTCCGTCTATATCCCCCTCGGCGCAGTGCACCGAATGGAAAATCCAGGAAGGGTGCCACTAACCCTCATCGAGGTGCAAACAGGCGCTTACCTCGGCGAAGATGACATCATCCGATTCGAGGATGTGTATGCCCGCGGTCAGGGAGCAAAGGGATGA
- a CDS encoding GDP-L-fucose synthase, with product MNIYLTGHRGMVGGAIARQLAARGAEVITRSHVELDLTEQAAVRDFMQSERPDVVILAAARVGGIHANNTYPADFIYDNLMIEANVIHQAHAADVQRLLFLGSSCIYPRLAPQPMAEDALLTGTLEPTNEPYAIAKIAGIKLCESYNRQHGRDYRSVMPTNLYGPGDNFHPDNSHVLPALIRRFHEAARDGAPEVVVWGTGTPRREFLHVDDMAAASLFVLDLPKDKYDAHTLPMLSHINVGSGTEISILKLAQIVARVTGFQGRIATDPTKPDGTMRKLMDGSRLTAMGWQAEIGLEDGVAGIYRWFLDNKETIRA from the coding sequence ATGAATATCTACCTCACAGGGCATCGCGGCATGGTCGGCGGCGCCATCGCGCGGCAGCTGGCCGCACGCGGTGCCGAGGTTATCACACGCAGCCACGTAGAACTGGATCTGACCGAGCAGGCTGCAGTGCGTGATTTCATGCAAAGCGAACGCCCTGATGTGGTGATCCTCGCCGCCGCGCGCGTCGGTGGCATCCATGCCAACAACACTTATCCGGCGGACTTTATCTACGACAACCTGATGATCGAGGCCAACGTCATTCATCAGGCCCATGCGGCGGATGTGCAGCGCCTTCTGTTCCTCGGCTCGTCCTGCATCTACCCCCGCCTCGCGCCACAACCAATGGCCGAAGACGCGCTTTTGACCGGCACGCTAGAGCCCACGAACGAGCCCTATGCCATCGCCAAGATCGCCGGCATCAAGCTGTGCGAGAGTTACAACCGTCAGCACGGTCGTGATTACCGCTCGGTCATGCCCACCAACCTTTACGGCCCCGGCGACAACTTTCACCCCGACAACAGCCACGTCCTGCCGGCCCTGATCCGGCGCTTTCACGAGGCGGCGCGGGACGGCGCGCCAGAGGTCGTGGTCTGGGGCACCGGCACACCACGGCGCGAGTTTCTGCATGTGGATGACATGGCTGCGGCATCGCTCTTTGTACTTGACCTGCCCAAAGACAAATATGATGCGCATACGCTTCCAATGCTGAGCCATATCAATGTGGGTTCGGGCACGGAAATCTCAATCCTTAAACTTGCGCAGATTGTAGCGCGCGTAACGGGCTTTCAGGGCAGGATCGCCACAGACCCAACCAAGCCTGACGGAACCATGCGCAAACTGATGGATGGGTCACGCCTGACAGCGATGGGCTGGCAAGCTGAGATCGGCCTGGAAGACGGGGTCGCCGGGATATATCGTTGGTTCCTCGATAACAAAGAGACCATCAGAGCTTAG
- the gmd gene encoding GDP-mannose 4,6-dehydratase, which translates to MTKRALITGITGQDGSYLAEFLLDKGYEVHGIKRRASSLNTQRIDHIYQDLHVTNPQLRLHYGDLTDSSNLTRIIQEVQPDEVYNLGAQSHVAVSFEAPEYTADVDAMGTLRLLEAIRFLGLEKTCRFYQASTSELYGLVQETPQRETTPFHPRSPYAVAKMYAYWITVNYREAFGMYACNGILFNHESARRGETFVTRKITRGLANIAQGLEDCIYMGNIDALRDWGHAKDYVRMQWMMLQQEAPDDFVIATGKQYSVREFIKWSAAELGIALRFAGEGLQETAIVEAVTGDAAPAIKPGGTIMRIDPRYFRPAEVETLLGDSTKAKDRLGWVPQITAQEMCAEMVAEDLRAAKRTTLLRTHGLELPMALES; encoded by the coding sequence ATGACCAAACGCGCGCTTATCACCGGGATCACGGGTCAGGACGGATCTTATCTGGCCGAATTTCTACTGGATAAGGGGTACGAGGTGCACGGGATCAAGCGGCGCGCCTCGTCACTAAATACCCAGCGGATCGACCATATCTATCAGGATCTGCATGTCACCAACCCGCAGTTGCGGCTCCATTATGGCGATTTGACGGACTCCTCGAACCTCACGCGGATCATTCAGGAGGTGCAGCCCGACGAAGTCTACAACCTCGGTGCTCAAAGCCATGTCGCGGTGAGCTTTGAGGCACCCGAATATACCGCGGATGTGGACGCCATGGGAACGCTGCGCCTGCTGGAAGCGATCCGCTTTCTGGGCCTCGAGAAGACCTGCCGGTTCTATCAGGCTTCAACTTCCGAGCTTTACGGCTTGGTGCAGGAAACGCCCCAGCGCGAGACGACGCCCTTCCACCCCCGCTCACCCTACGCCGTGGCCAAGATGTATGCCTACTGGATCACCGTGAACTACCGCGAGGCCTTCGGCATGTATGCCTGCAACGGCATCCTCTTTAACCACGAGAGCGCGCGGCGCGGCGAGACCTTTGTCACCCGCAAAATCACCCGTGGTCTGGCCAATATCGCCCAAGGCCTCGAAGATTGCATCTATATGGGCAACATCGACGCCCTGCGCGACTGGGGCCATGCCAAGGATTACGTCCGCATGCAGTGGATGATGCTGCAACAAGAGGCACCTGACGACTTTGTCATCGCCACTGGCAAACAGTATTCCGTGCGCGAGTTCATCAAATGGTCGGCGGCAGAATTGGGCATCGCCCTGCGCTTTGCGGGCGAGGGTTTGCAGGAGACAGCCATCGTCGAGGCCGTTACCGGCGACGCGGCCCCTGCGATCAAACCGGGTGGCACGATCATGCGCATCGACCCGCGCTACTTCCGCCCCGCCGAGGTCGAGACCCTCCTGGGCGACTCCACAAAAGCCAAAGACCGCCTCGGCTGGGTGCCGCAGATCACCGCCCAGGAGATGTGTGCCGAGATGGTTGCAGAAGACCTCCGCGCGGCCAAACGCACGACCCTCTTACGCACGCACGGGCTGGAACTGCCCATGGCGCTGGAAAGCTGA
- a CDS encoding glycosyltransferase family 2 protein, translating into MKISIITAVFNRYETIGQAMQSIQGQGYRSVEHIVQDGGSTDGTLDVVSALSNPQTHIVSASDKGIYDAINKGIARASGDVIGLMHSDDYFAGRDVLEKVAQAFSDPQTQGVYGDLDYVSAADTSRVVRHWKSGDFNPAKLKRGWMPPHPTLYLRRSVFENFGNYDTSYTISADYDAILRWLWTEQIRLAYIPEVLVKMRVGGESNQSLERILKKSREDYRALRSNRVGGLGTLLFKNAGKIGQFMPNRKKEI; encoded by the coding sequence TTGAAAATCAGCATCATCACAGCCGTCTTCAATCGCTACGAGACGATTGGTCAGGCCATGCAAAGCATACAAGGCCAGGGCTATCGGAGCGTCGAGCATATAGTCCAGGACGGTGGTTCGACGGACGGAACGCTGGATGTAGTGAGCGCTCTTTCCAACCCGCAAACACATATCGTAAGCGCGTCAGACAAGGGTATCTATGACGCAATAAACAAAGGCATTGCGCGCGCGTCTGGAGACGTCATCGGATTGATGCATTCAGATGATTATTTTGCAGGCCGTGACGTCCTCGAAAAAGTGGCGCAGGCTTTTTCCGACCCGCAAACGCAAGGCGTATACGGTGACCTGGATTATGTTTCGGCAGCAGACACCAGTCGTGTCGTGCGTCACTGGAAGTCGGGCGACTTCAACCCCGCCAAACTCAAGCGCGGCTGGATGCCGCCACATCCGACGCTCTACCTGCGCCGATCCGTTTTCGAGAACTTTGGCAACTACGATACGAGCTATACCATTTCCGCCGATTACGATGCGATCTTGCGGTGGCTCTGGACGGAGCAAATCAGACTGGCCTATATACCCGAAGTTCTCGTCAAGATGCGGGTTGGCGGTGAAAGTAATCAATCTTTGGAGCGTATTCTCAAGAAAAGTAGAGAAGATTACCGGGCTCTGCGCAGCAATCGGGTCGGGGGGCTGGGAACGTTACTTTTTAAGAATGCCGGCAAGATCGGACAGTTCATGCCGAACAGAAAGAAAGAAATATGA
- a CDS encoding transposase, producing MKTSLLYRGKSMVPLRLKLWLDKVLALGRNITNFATSTLKAKKRTLENTLADILATSPECEIAKTIRAKLARASPRLLTFLDYPGEVEITNNACERALRPAVIQRKVTNGFRSMWAAQGDCAVRTVVDTGKLSGQTPFQTLLTTIS from the coding sequence GTGAAAACCTCTCTACTTTATCGGGGCAAATCCATGGTGCCACTTCGGCTTAAACTGTGGCTGGACAAGGTGTTGGCGCTGGGGCGCAACATCACCAACTTTGCCACCAGCACGCTGAAGGCCAAAAAGCGTACGCTTGAAAATACACTGGCTGACATACTGGCCACCAGTCCCGAATGCGAGATTGCTAAAACAATCCGCGCCAAACTGGCCAGAGCCAGTCCACGATTGCTGACCTTTCTTGATTATCCAGGTGAAGTTGAAATAACCAACAATGCTTGCGAACGCGCGCTACGACCGGCAGTCATCCAGCGCAAGGTAACCAACGGCTTCCGCTCAATGTGGGCAGCACAAGGTGATTGCGCCGTCAGAACTGTGGTCGACACCGGCAAACTCAGCGGACAAACGCCGTTCCAAACCCTGTTGACAACAATATCCTGA
- a CDS encoding IS3 family transposase (programmed frameshift), producing the protein MTKQERRVFTEEFKLEAVRLLETSGRTIVQIADDLGVGLSSLTRWKRIYREASSSSEPHDDVAKELARLRKENSILRQEREILKRAANFFRQGGKSVRFKLIDQAKKQFPIHRLCRVLGVSESGYYAWKQRGPSQRQLDDMVLLAHIRSQFELSHETYGSPRMHVELNEDGVPVGRRRVARLMRDNGIKALQKRRYKKTTDSDHGGLVAPNLLDQDFSCDGSDQKWGVDISYVWTREGWLYLAIVLDLYSRRIVGWETSDRLKKDLAITALKRAIVTRQPPRGLIHHSDRGSQYCSHDYHKLLIAHGMHSSMSGKGNCYDNSMVETVFKTIKSELVWRTSFQTRRQATNALGRYIEGFYNPIRRHSALAYKSPTKFEAAVAEVE; encoded by the exons ATGACCAAACAAGAACGACGAGTATTTACGGAAGAATTTAAGCTTGAGGCAGTTCGCTTGCTTGAAACAAGTGGCCGTACAATTGTGCAGATTGCGGATGATTTGGGCGTTGGATTATCGTCGCTCACCCGATGGAAACGCATTTATCGAGAGGCCAGCTCATCGTCAGAGCCACACGATGATGTCGCGAAAGAGCTGGCACGTTTGCGCAAGGAAAATTCCATTCTTCGCCAAGAACGTGAGATTTTGAAGCGTGCCGCAA ACTTTTTTCGCCAAGGAGGGAAATCAGTGAGATTCAAACTCATCGATCAGGCGAAGAAACAATTCCCCATCCATCGCCTTTGTCGTGTTCTCGGTGTTAGCGAAAGCGGATATTATGCCTGGAAACAGCGCGGTCCCAGCCAACGGCAGTTGGATGATATGGTGCTGCTGGCTCACATTCGATCTCAGTTTGAACTTTCTCATGAGACTTATGGCTCGCCGCGTATGCATGTTGAATTGAACGAAGACGGTGTGCCCGTTGGGCGGCGGCGCGTGGCCCGGCTGATGCGTGATAATGGGATCAAAGCCCTGCAGAAACGTCGTTACAAGAAAACAACGGATAGCGATCATGGTGGGCTCGTTGCTCCCAACCTTCTCGATCAGGACTTCTCATGTGATGGCTCCGACCAGAAGTGGGGCGTAGACATCAGTTATGTTTGGACCCGTGAAGGGTGGTTGTATCTCGCCATTGTTCTGGACCTATATTCCCGGCGTATTGTCGGATGGGAAACGAGTGATCGGTTGAAGAAGGATCTGGCCATCACAGCCCTGAAACGGGCCATTGTCACACGCCAACCACCACGGGGGTTGATCCATCATTCAGACCGCGGCAGTCAATATTGTTCCCATGACTACCACAAACTATTGATCGCCCATGGCATGCATTCATCGATGAGCGGCAAGGGAAATTGCTACGACAATTCCATGGTCGAAACCGTCTTCAAGACCATCAAATCGGAACTGGTGTGGAGAACCAGCTTCCAAACCCGACGGCAAGCCACGAATGCACTTGGTCGATATATCGAAGGGTTCTACAATCCCATTCGGCGACATTCGGCTTTAGCCTACAAATCGCCGACCAAATTCGAAGCCGCAGTGGCCGAGGTAGAGTGA
- a CDS encoding BrnA antitoxin family protein — MSNDKTKEAGKQFPLFNTDAEAERFVDKADLSEYDFSGFKPMRFEFEKKTKQINLRMPESLVDALKARAKQRNIPYQRLIREAIENALR, encoded by the coding sequence ATGAGCAACGATAAAACCAAAGAGGCGGGCAAACAGTTCCCGCTTTTCAACACAGATGCCGAGGCCGAGCGCTTCGTCGATAAGGCCGACCTGTCAGAATATGATTTTTCAGGCTTCAAGCCGATGCGCTTTGAGTTCGAGAAAAAGACCAAGCAGATCAACCTGCGCATGCCCGAGAGCCTTGTCGATGCCCTCAAAGCCCGCGCCAAGCAGCGCAACATTCCCTATCAGCGGCTCATTCGCGAGGCGATCGAGAACGCGCTGCGGTAG
- a CDS encoding BrnT family toxin: MKIDGFEWDDGNWPKCAKHGVAKAEIEFVLMNTPMVMPDRSPVTQETRFNAVGVTEQGRHLFVVFTLRQSTTGMLLRPISARYMHDKEVKRYEQR; the protein is encoded by the coding sequence ATGAAAATAGACGGATTTGAGTGGGATGACGGAAATTGGCCTAAATGCGCCAAACATGGCGTAGCGAAGGCCGAGATCGAGTTTGTGTTGATGAATACGCCAATGGTCATGCCAGACCGTTCGCCAGTGACGCAAGAAACCCGTTTTAACGCGGTCGGCGTCACGGAGCAGGGCAGGCACTTGTTTGTTGTCTTTACCCTGCGCCAGAGCACCACAGGCATGCTTCTAAGACCCATCAGCGCCCGATACATGCATGACAAGGAGGTCAAACGCTATGAGCAACGATAA
- a CDS encoding IS6 family transposase — protein MSRSPFKHHRFPPKVILCAVRWYCRYALSCRDVRDLLAERGIAVDASTIHRWVRKFGPEIANRSFKHRSWRGLSWHVDETYIRVGGKWRYLWRAVDQCGQLVDFRITARRNAKAARAFLKQTCENARLYQPRSITTDKAHSYALVIGEMNRFELPGEGIMHISRKWENNRIESDHAALKKLITPMRGFKSLSSAKATLRGIETIRTIKHGHVHGKQPGVTGEIRFVEDLFGLAA, from the coding sequence ATGTCACGTAGTCCGTTCAAACATCATAGGTTTCCACCCAAAGTTATTCTGTGTGCGGTGCGCTGGTATTGCCGTTACGCGCTGTCATGCCGAGATGTACGAGATCTGTTGGCAGAGCGCGGCATCGCGGTCGACGCATCTACAATTCATCGTTGGGTACGCAAATTTGGCCCAGAGATCGCGAATCGCTCCTTCAAACACCGATCTTGGCGGGGTTTGAGCTGGCATGTGGACGAGACCTACATTCGGGTTGGTGGCAAGTGGCGTTACCTTTGGCGTGCGGTGGATCAGTGCGGCCAGCTCGTTGATTTTCGCATCACGGCGCGTCGAAATGCCAAAGCAGCAAGGGCCTTTCTGAAACAAACCTGCGAAAATGCCCGACTTTACCAGCCGCGTTCAATCACTACCGACAAGGCGCATAGCTATGCACTTGTGATAGGCGAAATGAACAGGTTTGAACTGCCAGGAGAGGGGATCATGCACATCAGTCGCAAGTGGGAAAACAACCGAATAGAAAGTGACCACGCTGCCCTCAAAAAGCTGATCACGCCAATGCGCGGTTTCAAATCCTTGTCATCAGCCAAAGCCACGCTTCGCGGCATCGAGACCATTCGTACAATCAAACACGGGCATGTCCATGGTAAGCAACCGGGAGTCACAGGCGAAATCCGTTTTGTTGAAGATCTCTTCGGTTTGGCCGCTTGA
- a CDS encoding IS5 family transposase, with amino-acid sequence MRPKQQQKARHDDLFRARLDQIINMKHELVVLADKIDWAWLDAQLADCFSDQGRPAEPVRFMIGMLLLKHTYTLSDEQVWERWVHDPYFQYFTGEEFFQHELPHERSGMSHWRKRIGDRLDILLAESLRIADETGALNKRDLARVTVDTTVQPKNIAFPTDSKLLETAICQLGKLAKEHGFDLRQSYVRLAKRAAMMAGRYAHAKQFKRMNRQIKFLRTRLGRIIPDIRRKIDRDERLQETFAVPLSRAMQIRGQKQRQRGWKLYSWHAPETECIGKGKARAPYEFGVKVSLTTTNKRCKGGQFILHAKALPGNPYDGHTLREVIEETETLTGRQIERAYVDKGYVGHDAPKPGRVFRSGQKRGVHGQIKKELRRRSAIEAVIGHCKTDGHLGRNFLKGRLGDQINAVMSAVGYNLRIILKWLRKLLCKIIAAILVTINPFSARKWAS; translated from the coding sequence ATGCGACCAAAACAGCAGCAAAAGGCACGGCACGATGATCTGTTCCGTGCTCGCCTCGATCAGATCATCAACATGAAGCATGAACTTGTCGTCCTTGCGGACAAGATCGACTGGGCCTGGCTCGATGCGCAATTGGCGGATTGTTTCTCCGACCAAGGCCGGCCAGCGGAGCCGGTGCGCTTCATGATCGGGATGCTTTTGTTGAAGCACACCTATACGCTTTCTGATGAGCAGGTCTGGGAGCGCTGGGTGCACGATCCCTATTTCCAGTACTTCACCGGCGAGGAATTCTTCCAGCACGAACTGCCGCATGAGCGCTCGGGCATGAGCCACTGGCGCAAGCGTATCGGTGACAGGCTGGACATTTTGTTGGCCGAGAGCCTGAGGATTGCCGATGAGACCGGTGCCTTGAACAAGCGTGACCTGGCCCGGGTCACAGTGGACACCACGGTGCAGCCCAAGAACATTGCCTTTCCCACTGATTCCAAGCTTCTGGAGACGGCGATCTGCCAGTTGGGCAAGCTGGCAAAGGAGCACGGCTTTGATTTGAGACAATCTTACGTCCGGCTTGCCAAACGGGCGGCCATGATGGCCGGGCGCTACGCCCACGCCAAACAGTTCAAGCGCATGAACCGGCAGATCAAGTTCCTGCGCACCCGGCTGGGTCGGATCATCCCAGACATCCGGCGCAAGATCGACCGGGACGAAAGGCTGCAAGAGACCTTCGCTGTGCCATTATCCAGAGCCATGCAAATCCGCGGGCAGAAGCAGCGCCAGCGCGGTTGGAAGCTTTATTCCTGGCACGCTCCGGAGACTGAGTGCATCGGCAAGGGCAAGGCGCGGGCCCCTTACGAGTTCGGCGTCAAGGTCTCGCTCACCACCACCAACAAACGCTGCAAGGGCGGCCAGTTCATCCTGCACGCCAAAGCTCTGCCCGGTAATCCCTATGATGGTCACACCCTGAGGGAGGTGATTGAGGAAACCGAAACGCTCACCGGCCGCCAGATTGAGCGGGCCTATGTTGATAAGGGTTATGTCGGTCACGATGCGCCCAAGCCGGGACGGGTCTTCAGATCGGGCCAAAAGCGCGGCGTTCACGGCCAGATCAAGAAGGAACTCCGGCGGCGATCCGCCATCGAAGCCGTCATCGGTCATTGCAAAACCGACGGACATCTCGGCCGCAACTTCCTCAAGGGCCGCCTTGGCGATCAGATCAATGCCGTCATGAGCGCCGTAGGCTACAACCTGCGCATCATCCTCAAGTGGTTGAGGAAACTATTGTGCAAAATCATCGCCGCAATATTGGTGACAATCAACCCGTTCTCAGCGCGCAAGTGGGCTTCTTAA
- a CDS encoding YdcF family protein — protein sequence MDTVFLIASKTAWLLIRPETLLVFLFALPLVCLWRGRNVAATRSLVFALSITIAIGVFPVGNLVLNPLERSYPANPKIEQATGILVLGGAEGDAPEHAPSMAQVNQAGDRLIAAMHLARRFPEALVLYSGGKVAITPAAQGTFEVGPDILRQLGLPEDRLIVEGRSRTTAENAVLSRVMAPDAAGAWVLVTSAYHMPRALGSFCAAGWRNLLPFPTDYRVRC from the coding sequence TTGGACACGGTCTTTCTTATCGCCAGCAAGACTGCCTGGCTGCTGATCCGGCCGGAGACACTGCTTGTATTTCTCTTTGCCCTGCCACTCGTATGTCTATGGCGCGGGCGCAATGTGGCAGCGACTAGGTCTCTTGTTTTTGCGTTGAGCATTACTATTGCTATCGGCGTGTTTCCCGTTGGCAATCTCGTCCTCAATCCCCTGGAGCGGTCATACCCCGCGAACCCAAAGATCGAGCAAGCAACCGGCATACTCGTTCTCGGCGGTGCAGAAGGTGATGCCCCGGAACACGCACCCAGCATGGCGCAGGTGAACCAAGCCGGGGACCGTCTGATTGCTGCCATGCACCTGGCACGGCGGTTTCCCGAAGCGCTTGTGCTTTATTCGGGCGGCAAAGTTGCGATCACGCCAGCCGCACAAGGCACTTTCGAAGTGGGTCCGGACATCCTGCGACAACTGGGGCTCCCGGAGGACAGGCTGATTGTCGAGGGACGCTCGCGAACGACGGCAGAGAACGCCGTCCTGTCCCGTGTCATGGCACCAGACGCCGCGGGCGCGTGGGTACTGGTCACCAGCGCTTATCACATGCCACGGGCGCTGGGGAGTTTCTGCGCTGCTGGGTGGCGTAACTTGCTTCCTTTCCCGACAGACTACCGCGTCCGTTGTTAA
- a CDS encoding helix-turn-helix domain-containing protein: MIIPQQIRMARAGLRWTIDDLSRKSGVGSSTIKRLESVDDIVSANISTLFRIEACLEAAGIEFIGAPDDAPGIRIHPGKN; encoded by the coding sequence ATGATCATACCGCAGCAAATACGCATGGCTAGAGCTGGATTGCGCTGGACGATAGATGACCTCAGCCGAAAAAGTGGTGTCGGGTCGAGCACAATAAAACGCCTCGAAAGCGTAGATGATATTGTTTCGGCGAACATTAGCACTCTGTTCAGAATAGAAGCGTGCCTCGAAGCGGCCGGCATCGAATTCATCGGTGCGCCAGATGACGCCCCCGGCATTCGCATTCATCCCGGCAAAAACTGA
- a CDS encoding tyrosine-type recombinase/integrase, with amino-acid sequence MIYKVPFMVHKVPHSAIDWRSQFQRLEGAYAPATMRSYRADVEAFETWCQENKCDAFPASVDTVCRFLQEQGANKAPSTVRRRLYAIRKVHRLLQLEDPTYDEDINLTFRRIRRAKHTRPKQAKGLTREYLERFLDVQPDNPWGLRNRAMLSLGYELLARRSELVALTTSDLEFLSDGTSRVIIRRSKADPFGQGRIAFTSKITSKAVLDWLAWRGPDITYLFCPIYQGKAVDRDLSTTTVKRLVKSAAKAAGLEQEIIDTFSGHSLRVGAAQDLLCAGYDAAAIMRAGGWKSINILGRYLEVAEHNVWA; translated from the coding sequence GTGATCTATAAAGTTCCATTTATGGTCCATAAAGTGCCTCATTCAGCTATCGACTGGCGCTCCCAATTCCAGCGCCTAGAGGGCGCCTATGCACCTGCAACAATGCGCAGTTACCGTGCGGATGTCGAGGCGTTCGAGACTTGGTGTCAGGAAAATAAATGCGACGCCTTTCCTGCATCTGTGGATACGGTATGTCGCTTCCTGCAAGAGCAGGGTGCAAATAAAGCGCCGTCGACGGTACGGCGACGACTTTACGCCATCCGGAAAGTACATCGACTCCTGCAATTAGAGGACCCCACTTATGACGAAGACATCAACCTGACATTCCGCCGTATCCGGCGCGCAAAGCACACGCGTCCAAAACAGGCAAAGGGCCTAACGCGGGAGTATCTGGAAAGGTTCCTCGACGTCCAGCCCGACAATCCATGGGGACTACGCAACCGGGCCATGTTGTCTCTGGGCTATGAGTTACTCGCACGGCGCTCTGAACTTGTTGCCCTGACAACAAGCGATCTGGAATTTTTAAGCGACGGCACATCACGCGTCATCATCAGGCGTAGCAAGGCGGACCCCTTCGGTCAGGGCAGGATCGCGTTTACATCCAAGATTACCTCAAAAGCTGTGCTCGACTGGCTGGCGTGGCGAGGTCCGGACATCACGTACCTGTTCTGTCCGATCTATCAGGGCAAGGCGGTCGATCGGGACTTGAGTACGACGACAGTCAAACGTTTGGTGAAATCTGCTGCCAAAGCCGCTGGTCTCGAACAAGAGATCATCGACACATTCAGCGGACATTCGTTGCGGGTCGGTGCGGCACAGGATTTACTCTGCGCGGGGTATGACGCAGCGGCAATCATGCGCGCAGGAGGATGGAAGTCGATTAATATTCTGGGGCGGTATCTGGAGGTGGCCGAGCATAATGTCTGGGCGTGA